A single genomic interval of Mucilaginibacter robiniae harbors:
- a CDS encoding DUF3347 domain-containing protein: protein MKKIQMFVCAVIALLSFSQVKAQSGSSKDAVLFAYYGVKNALITGNAATTNAKAKEFQSAVNAVPADQLTEAQKDKLLFDARHIGESNDIAHQREHFANLSQNLYELVKAGKFNSAPVYRDYCPMKKSYWLSESATIKNPYYGNQMLTCGEVKETLPAAK from the coding sequence ATGAAAAAGATTCAAATGTTCGTATGCGCTGTAATCGCGCTATTGTCGTTCTCTCAAGTTAAAGCACAATCAGGCTCTTCCAAAGATGCCGTCCTTTTCGCCTATTACGGCGTAAAGAATGCGCTGATTACCGGTAACGCCGCTACTACCAATGCAAAGGCCAAAGAATTCCAAAGCGCAGTAAACGCTGTTCCGGCGGATCAGCTGACCGAGGCTCAAAAAGATAAATTATTGTTTGATGCCCGTCACATCGGCGAAAGCAATGATATTGCCCATCAGCGGGAACATTTTGCCAACCTCTCTCAAAACCTGTATGAACTGGTGAAAGCCGGTAAGTTCAACAGCGCTCCTGTATATCGGGATTATTGTCCGATGAAAAAGTCTTATTGGTTGAGCGAGTCTGCCACCATCAAAAACCCTTACTACGGAAATCAAATGTTAACCTGTGGCGAAGTAAAAGAAACTTTACCTGCGGCTAAATAA
- a CDS encoding DUF305 domain-containing protein — MMIPMLALGVAGFTNKSHLASTFNTSNGIVLKAEHVQSDPLMESMNKMMEQMHQQKMTGNVDLDFATVLRIHHQGAIDMAKVEVEQGKDAAMKNIAQKLLTPKPRKQQN; from the coding sequence ATGATGATCCCAATGCTTGCGCTAGGCGTAGCAGGATTTACAAACAAGAGTCATTTAGCATCCACTTTCAACACATCAAACGGAATAGTATTGAAAGCTGAACACGTTCAGAGTGATCCATTGATGGAGAGCATGAATAAAATGATGGAACAGATGCACCAGCAGAAGATGACAGGTAACGTCGATCTTGATTTTGCTACGGTGCTTCGTATTCATCATCAGGGTGCGATAGATATGGCAAAAGTGGAAGTCGAGCAAGGTAAAGATGCAGCCATGAAAAATATAGCGCAGAAATTATTAACTCCCAAACCAAGGAAGCAGCAGAATTAG
- a CDS encoding four-helix bundle copper-binding protein — MEHCQTCAEACRRCAEACAQMATAV; from the coding sequence ATGGAACACTGTCAAACCTGTGCTGAAGCCTGCCGAAGATGCGCTGAAGCTTGTGCACAAATGGCAACAGCAGTTTAA
- a CDS encoding HYC_CC_PP family protein: MIKKLFITFLAVLYLGVSSGATLHYQYCMGRLIKVTLWHSGSNKSRPCGMEQKAKAKKCCTDKHQQLKSDKSGSITYSEFSLGTSAAILASVPFSGGVSSHFVPITEQYPVSQAPPSGTAVPVFLRNCTFRI, encoded by the coding sequence GTGATCAAAAAGCTGTTCATCACCTTTTTAGCTGTTTTGTACCTGGGCGTTTCTTCCGGTGCAACGCTGCATTATCAGTACTGCATGGGCAGGCTGATCAAGGTTACGCTTTGGCACAGTGGGAGTAACAAATCTCGCCCCTGTGGCATGGAGCAGAAGGCGAAAGCTAAAAAATGCTGCACAGATAAGCACCAGCAGCTGAAATCTGATAAAAGCGGTTCGATCACGTATAGCGAATTTAGCTTAGGAACGAGTGCTGCTATCCTTGCATCCGTACCATTTTCCGGCGGGGTTTCATCCCATTTTGTTCCAATCACAGAGCAATACCCGGTAAGCCAGGCACCGCCTTCCGGCACTGCCGTTCCTGTTTTCCTGCGTAATTGCACTTTCCGTATCTGA
- a CDS encoding DUF305 domain-containing protein, producing MPTLQSGAKTYDPMQKTSGAGKAMSDGMMSMMKMGKMSMSSMDHEFADMMAKHHKDGIMMSKNILAYCKNPKLRSMAQKGIPEQIKDINEMTNWMKTHQ from the coding sequence ATTCCAACGCTGCAAAGCGGAGCGAAAACCTATGATCCAATGCAAAAAACTTCCGGAGCAGGAAAAGCGATGAGCGACGGCATGATGAGCATGATGAAAATGGGCAAGATGTCCATGTCATCAATGGATCATGAGTTTGCTGATATGATGGCCAAGCACCACAAAGACGGGATCATGATGTCAAAAAATATTCTGGCTTATTGTAAAAATCCCAAACTGCGGTCAATGGCCCAGAAAGGCATTCCGGAGCAAATCAAAGACATCAATGAGATGACAAACTGGATGAAAACACATCAATAA
- a CDS encoding DUF305 domain-containing protein, whose translation MKNVIKLLLALVIVSVFASCKKNADEIKIQPHDQNQMMGIMHQMMAKMDTMKMTKDPDNDFAMMMRIHHQGAIDMANLEIKSGSDATMKQMAQSIIASQQEEITQVTAFLKSHTAHLNDPDFDMMIMDNMSKSGKQADLQIINGDIDHDFAILMIGHHQSAVENSRLELLHGQEPSMKTMATNIIDAQLKEIDQFQSWLLARGNK comes from the coding sequence ATGAAAAATGTAATTAAACTTCTGCTGGCACTTGTAATAGTTAGCGTATTTGCTTCCTGTAAAAAGAATGCTGATGAAATTAAGATTCAGCCACATGACCAGAATCAAATGATGGGCATTATGCACCAGATGATGGCCAAGATGGATACGATGAAGATGACGAAAGATCCGGACAATGATTTTGCCATGATGATGCGCATTCATCACCAGGGTGCGATAGACATGGCGAATCTGGAGATAAAAAGCGGTAGTGATGCCACGATGAAACAAATGGCCCAATCTATTATTGCCAGCCAGCAGGAAGAAATCACGCAGGTAACCGCATTTCTGAAGTCGCATACGGCGCACTTGAATGATCCTGATTTTGATATGATGATCATGGACAATATGTCCAAGTCTGGTAAGCAAGCCGACCTGCAGATTATAAACGGCGATATAGACCACGATTTTGCCATTTTGATGATCGGCCATCATCAGAGCGCTGTAGAAAACTCGCGTCTGGAATTACTTCATGGTCAGGAACCCAGCATGAAGACGATGGCTACCAATATCATCGACGCGCAACTGAAAGAAATAGATCAGTTTCAAAGCTGGCTTTTAGCGCGAGGCAATAAGTAA
- a CDS encoding DUF305 domain-containing protein, whose product MENSNYKKFGIMLIVSFLLMYAIMFLNVDEADHVYINMTRFYMTVLMICAMAILMVAMMPMMYPNKRKNAVIIISSIVVFVLAFFGVHKQVGIGDVQYMKGMIPHHSIAIMTSENAHIKDARVRKLADGIIKTQKKEIAEMKAMIDSLQNNR is encoded by the coding sequence ATGGAAAATTCAAATTATAAAAAGTTCGGTATTATGCTCATCGTCTCCTTCCTGCTGATGTATGCCATTATGTTTCTGAACGTGGACGAAGCTGATCATGTATATATTAACATGACCCGATTTTATATGACCGTATTGATGATTTGTGCTATGGCTATATTGATGGTGGCGATGATGCCAATGATGTATCCGAATAAAAGAAAGAACGCAGTCATCATTATTTCAAGCATCGTAGTATTTGTGCTGGCCTTTTTTGGCGTTCATAAGCAGGTGGGCATTGGTGATGTGCAATACATGAAAGGAATGATACCACATCACTCCATCGCCATTATGACGAGTGAAAATGCGCATATTAAAGATGCACGTGTAAGAAAGCTGGCAGATGGTATTATCAAAACGCAGAAAAAAGAAATAGCCGAGATGAAGGCTATGATCGACAGTTTGCAAAACAACAGGTAG